Part of the Bubalus bubalis isolate 160015118507 breed Murrah chromosome 9, NDDB_SH_1, whole genome shotgun sequence genome is shown below.
gtgaatgtatggcaaaaaccactacaatattgtaaagtaattagcctccaattaaaataaataatttttttaaaaagaaatgagggcagCAAAGGAAAATCCTCTCATTGCTGGAAAGAGATGATATTAACATTTTACAAGGACCTGGTGAATCATGAcacattggtttttttttctatgttgtcTATGTATCATAAGAGACACATATAGTGCCTAGCACCTAATATGTTCTCTATAAGTCTTCATTAATTTAAAGGAAGGATAAACACATTCACTGGAAAATGGAGACTTAAAGAGGCAAATGCAACCAAGCTTTGGTGGTCTTGTATGAATCTGCTTTCTCTGAACTTTCTATATGAACCTGATTGTCGTTGTTTTTCAATCGCCCAgccacatccgactctttgcgaccccatggactgcagcacgccaggcctctctgtccctcaccatctcctgaagtttgcccaagttcatgttcatgaACCTGTTAATTCCCAATAAATAATGGGAACTTtctaaatagatggggaaacaaaactAGGATCAAACTCATTGTCAGCTTAAAATGTGTGAATGAGAATACTATCAGGCATGACTACGTGTTGGCGTTTCTTTAAAACTTGCTCTCTCCCATTCATTCCTTTGGTCCATATTTTCATATCAGTTCATGTCAGAATGTTATTTTACAAACTTGCTTTCCTGTCATCATATTAACTCCAGGAATACGTATGTAGGACATTCTGCTTTTTGTCAACTGACACTTGATCACACCTTTCTTATTGTCATGGAAACGGCTTATCTTTGAATAGTCCAGGCTGTGTCTGGGAGTTTTTACTTTGAATAAACTTTCTGAATATCTGTTTGACATGATACAACATTGTATATTTTACTGAGGGTGCAAAACTGTTACAAGAAGCAGTGATGGTTTGTCTAGATCATACGAAAATACAGAATTTCTTGTCCTGTGAAGGTACTGTTAAGACCAAATGTACTTCCAAAATGCCAGtagctttctgtttttaaatatgtattttgtttatttggctgtgccgggtcttagttgccgcaCACAGGCACGTGAACTCAACCCTTAAGTTGAGGCCTGCAGACTCCTAAGTtacagcatttgggatctagttccctggtcagTGATCTAATTGGGGCCTCCTGCACTGAGAGCATgacgtcttagccactggactaccagggaagtccccaaaatgtCATTAGCTTTAAAGCTCCAGATATTCTTTTGTTAGTGTGAAAGTTCTCTATAAAACTTCTACTTTACCAGCATTCTGGGTTCATTcaaagtcactgtttcccctgAAAATACATGACTACTGTCCCAGTGCACTGAATGCTTGAGGCCAGGGGCCTACTCACTAGCTTGTTGAAACATTTCTGCTCAGTTGAGTCATTTTAAATAATGCCAAACCTGATCATGCTGATTGCAGTTGCTGCTACAAATGTATTGTTTAAATAATACTGTAAAAATTAACAAACTAtaacagaaaggaggaaggaaggacggaatggagggagagagggaaggaaagggaagggagggaaggaatgggaaATATGGTTTCATGAAATCCAAATTGTATGCTTTGTAAAGACTTAATAACAAAaaggaatcatttttaaaaactgctgtcAAAATAGATGTGAGCAAGGTAATGGAAGACAATTTGGATGTAGacgtgtaaaattctgaaaggatTCTGTACCCAGATTGTTTTGCAAGGATCCTTAACTCCTTGTTCCACATTcatggaaaaaaacagaacacagaTTTCAGCCTATGTATATGGCTAAGGCAAGGCAGCTGATACAGATCTACCACCAATTTCCTCATACTAGAAAAGAACTTGGTCTTCATCAAAAAGTCCAATGAATAAATTTACATACTGGACTCAAGTTAAAATGTGAAAGGTATGTTTGTCCACTTTATGTTTCCATTCTTTTGCTGGAGTTTCCAACACTCGTCCTCATCATGACAAATGAGAAGGGGTCTACCTAGTCATCAACTGGGAGCAGATCATAAAGTGCCCCTAATGAACTTAGGGTTCATTGGATGCTTCAGAAAAGTGCTATTCATCCTTATATCTCTAGTCATGAACCCAAAAGAGATGCTAAAATTATGTCTTATTGatggaagaggaaagggaggaaaggaggaaaggaaagagaaaaagatgaggggaaaagaagagaaagaagatgatCAGGTTTGGACTTTATTTCTCTCAATTTGATTTTCTATGAAGCTTGGCTCTATGAAGAGAAATGAGTGTGTTTATGAACAATACCTAAGTTGTCCCAAAGCAACTCAGTCAGACATTTGAGACTATCCATTCTCAGACATGGATAGTTTTCCTTGGGGAAACAGAAATCCACAGAAGGGAGCTGTAAGAATCCCCCGGGTTTTCACAAAACACACAGGTTTGCAGGGAGCTGAGACAGAACTCTATCTCTGACTCCAAGTTTTATGTCTCTcaccttcctccttttctccttcatgGTAGACAAAAGCTGTCCATGGAACCAGAAAACCGAACAGCAGTCTCAAAATTCCTCCTCCTGGGACTCTCAGAAAAGCCAGAGCATCAGAGCTTCCTCTTTGGGCTCTTCCTGCCCATGTACCTGGTCACTGTCTTtggaaacctgctcatcatcctggccaTCATCACAGACTCACACCTCCACAtgcccatgtacttcttcctctgtaACCTGTCCCTGGTGGACATCTTCTTCTCTTCCACCACCGTCCCCAAGATGCTGGTGAACCTCTGGACTCAGAGCAAAGCCATCCCCTTTGCAGGCTGCCTTGCCCAGATGTATGCCTTCCACCTGTTTGGGACCATGGACAGCTTCCTCCTGGCTGTGATGGCCATTGACCGATTCATGGCCATTGTCCACCCTCTGCGCTACTTGGCCATCATGAGTCCCCGTGTGTGTGGGCTGCTGGTGGTGGGGTCATGGCTGATCACCAACCTCCAGTCCATTGTCCACACCAGCCTCATGGCTCAGTTGACCTTCTGCGCTGGCTCTGAAATCCCCCACTTCTTCTGTGACTTCATGCCCCTGCTGAAGCTCTCCtgctcagacacacacaccaaTGAGCTGGTGATCCTTGCTTTCGGCATCATCATGGGCATCAGCCCTCTCACATGCATCCTCCTCTCTTATATCTGCATTTTCTGGGCAGTCTTCAAGATCCCTTCTGCTCAGGGCAAATGGAAAGCCTTCTCCACTTGCGGCTCACACCTCACCGTGGTGACTCTATTCTATGGCACCATCTTCGCCGTGTACCTGCAGCCAGTATCTCCCACCTCCTCGCAGAAGGACAAGGCGGCTGCCTTGATGTGTGGGGTGGTCATCCCCACACTGAACCCCTTTATCTACAGCCTAAGGAACAAGAACATGAAGGCAGCCCTGAGGAAACTATTCAGAAAAGCAGCTACCTCTCAGTCCTAGGACAGAAAAGTTGTTCAGCGCCTACCATGTTCCAGGACCACAGCTCAGTGCCTAGGACACGAGGATATGCTCTGTTTCTGCCCTCAAAACATTCAGCCTGGTGGCTTATACAGACATGTCAATAAATCATCACAGAGCAACATGGTGATTGTGTCAACAGAGATGAATGAAGTGCTACAGGAAGGGAAAGATGTGTATTTTCCCCATGATCTCTTTCCCCTTAAGATCAGAGCAGAGGAGACTTTGAAGTAGCCTTAAACTCTCTGAGGTACTGAGCTTATAGGATTTCTCCTTTTTGAAGGAAAGATTAGCTGTGCTCAATTTTAATACTGATAAAGACAATACGTATTAGCCATCACCATGCTTTCTAATGACTTGGGGAAGGACTTTGAGATGAGCTGATTCACTATTGGATTCAGCAGCCACAATTCTCAGTCTTACATAGAGTCTAGTGGTTTGACTTTGCAGGAGGACCACTGTCATCAACAGGCCTCCCATGTCCCCCAGATTGGGACGTAGGAGATGATGCATTTGGATCACGGTGATTGTGATTCAGCAGGCTGACCGGCCCCTGGTGCTACAGGTGCTATCAACAACAAGCAGATGGGCAGCCTGGGTTACACAGAGAGTTAGAATTAGGGGGTGAATTGTGTACAACAAAAAACATATGTCAAAATCATATGGGTACTTCATACCCAGTACTTCTTTCTCattggtggtgttcagtcactaaatcatatctgactctttgtgaccccagggactgcagcacaccaggcttgcctgtccttctctatctcccagagtttgctcaaattcatgtccattgtgttggtcatgccatccatccaaccatctcatcctctgttgttcccttctcctcctgccttcagtctttcccagcatcaggttctgttccagtgagttgggtcttcacatcagttggccaaagtattggagtttcagcttgagcatcagcccttccaatgaatattccttccaacggcttgatttcctttaggactgatgggtttgatctccttgctgtccaagggactctcaagagtcttctcctgcaccacaatttgacagcatcaattctttagcactcagccttctttacagtccaactgtcacatccgtacatcactcctgggaaaaccatagctttgactatacagacctttgttggcaaagtgatgtctgctttttaatatgctgtctaggtttgtcacaacttttcttccaaggaacaactgtcttttaattttgtggctgcagtcaccgtctacagttattatggagcccaagaaaataaaatctgccactgggTGTTTACTAAGgtcatcaagttaaaatgaggtcattgggGGAGGGGGTCCTAATGGCCTCGTGACTGACTATCTTATAAAAAGGTAGAATATGGACACAGACATTCCCCCAAGGGAGAAGGCCACATGAAGATGAAGGCGGAGATCAGGGTGATGcttccacaagccaaggaatgccagagATTGTTAGCAAACAAACAGAAGCTAAGAGAGAGGCATGGACAGATTCTCCCTCATACTCCCagaaggaagtgtgtgtgtgtgtgtgtgtgtgtggagatggAGATCCTGGGAAGTTACACAGAAGTCATTTAGAGGGGTTATCCATTAAGGGGACATGTTAAGAACTGGATAAATGGGGACCTGAATTAATGgacttcatttcattttgtcCTTGCATGGCTACTTTCTTAAACAAGAGTTagtattaacatattttaaaagttaacatttttaagaaatcaaaaagcCAGTCAAGGGAAAGGTAAAACTAAAGGGATTCCAGGAAATAGAGAGGCTACCTAGTGGAACAGAAATGGGAGTTGTGACCTGGACGCTGCAACACCAAAGATTCAAATCCACCAACAATTTTTTTGATGcagacaatttttaaagtcttgactGAATtggctacaatattgcttctgtttcatgttttggttttggggGCAAAGCCATGTGGGATCGTAGCTCCCtgaacaaggattgaaccctcaccctctTCATTacaaggcaaaatcttaaccagtggaccaccgtGGCAGTCCCCGGACAACATTTTGATTCAAGAGTAGaagggaagacttccctggtggtccagaggttgagATTTCCATCTCCCAGTGCACAGGGCATGGGTCCATCTTGGTCggagaaccaagatcctgcatgctgcatggtatggcaaaaaaaaagagtagaagagAGATTCCCTAATCCTACTCAAGATGTGCTATGTAGGGAGTGGGTGTGCtgtgtttagtggctcagttgtatccgactctttgcaaccccctggactgacccgcaccaggctcttctgtccttggggattctccaggtaagaataatggagtgggttgccatgccttcctccaggcaatcttcccaacctaggtatcaaacccaggtctcccacactgcaggcggattctttaccatctgagccaccagtgaaggccaagaataatggagtgggtagcctatcccgtctccaggggatcttcccaacccaggaatcgaactggggtctcctgcactgcggacagattctttaccagctgagctaccagggaagcccttggtagaGACTACACCAGGTTAAAGAAGACTGATCACTTCCCATGACCGACAAGAAGACATGGTAATAAGGACTGAAGCCCCTGTGCCAAGCATAGCACCTGACTTACAGTCAAGACGTGTTTGATACCTTTATTTATCCGACATATGTTAActgattatttattaatttctaagAGCTTTCATTGGTGAACTTAACAATATAAATTCCCTGTCTTTGTGGACTTTCCATCAAGGTCAGATGAGTGAAAAGACATGGACTCAGGCATCTGAGCACCCTGAGGAGGGGTATGAACCTCCAGACCACCCTGCACGGGAACTATCATAgggccacaacgactgagcctaCACACTCGCATCCACGTGCTCTGGAGACCACTCATCACAGCCAGAGAAACTcccatgctgcaacgaagacctagcacagctgAAAAAATATTGTCTTTTCCTAGCAATGAGAGGAGTTTCCTTTCGTTAACTCATTTCTTACCTAGATAGGTCCCCAGTTCTCAAAGCCTGGGAACACATTGCCGACAGAAACACAGGCATTTAATGACAATATCTGTAAAGCATTGAGCCTTTTCAGGTACTACCATTTCTTTATGTGTGGGTTTCGCAACaactcagagagagaaagagagatggagcTCATGAGGGCCACCAAGCCTGGAAGTGTTTGGTCTCTCATTTGAGCTGAGACTTCTTTTCACTCTCTCACACTCCACTGCTTCTGAGAATGGCCACTCACACACTATGAGCAGTGGTGTTTCAAAGCTAAACTCTGTGCTGTCAACAAGTACTAGGTTAAACTCTTTAATTACgagtattttaaattcatatcTCTCTGCTTTCCAAGACAATGGGTCTTTGGAAACGTTTTAAGGGTTACTGAAGTGTG
Proteins encoded:
- the LOC102409555 gene encoding olfactory receptor 1I1-like, with protein sequence MEPENRTAVSKFLLLGLSEKPEHQSFLFGLFLPMYLVTVFGNLLIILAIITDSHLHMPMYFFLCNLSLVDIFFSSTTVPKMLVNLWTQSKAIPFAGCLAQMYAFHLFGTMDSFLLAVMAIDRFMAIVHPLRYLAIMSPRVCGLLVVGSWLITNLQSIVHTSLMAQLTFCAGSEIPHFFCDFMPLLKLSCSDTHTNELVILAFGIIMGISPLTCILLSYICIFWAVFKIPSAQGKWKAFSTCGSHLTVVTLFYGTIFAVYLQPVSPTSSQKDKAAALMCGVVIPTLNPFIYSLRNKNMKAALRKLFRKAATSQS